Proteins from a single region of Campylobacter sp. RM16704:
- the serC gene encoding phosphoserine transaminase has translation MRVMNFSAGPSNLPDEVLKEAQEHLFDYHGKGFSIMEVSHRGKVFEEVHFEAIKMAKELYGVSDDYEVLLMQGGASLQFAMIPMNLYMGGVCEFANTGVWTKKAIKEAEILGVNTKIVASSQESEFNHIPQFEFSDNADYAYICSNNTIYGTQYKEYPKTKSPLIIDASSDFFSKKIDFSNIAMLFGGVQKNAGISGLACAFVRKDMIERSKNKNIPSMLKYSIYAENNSLFNTPATFAIYMFNLEMKWLLNQGGLDKINEQNIQKAKILYDVIDESSGFYKGHAKKEDRSLMNVSFNIAHDRNLEPIFVKEAEENGMIGLKGHRILGGIRASIYNSIDLEKIKKLSEFMRFFIGKHA, from the coding sequence ATGAGAGTAATGAATTTTAGTGCAGGTCCTTCAAACTTGCCTGATGAGGTTTTAAAAGAAGCACAAGAGCATTTGTTTGATTATCATGGTAAAGGCTTTTCTATTATGGAAGTTTCTCATCGTGGAAAGGTTTTTGAAGAGGTGCATTTTGAAGCTATTAAAATGGCAAAGGAACTTTATGGTGTAAGTGATGATTATGAAGTACTTTTGATGCAAGGTGGAGCTAGTTTACAATTTGCTATGATACCTATGAATTTATATATGGGCGGGGTTTGTGAATTTGCTAATACTGGAGTTTGGACTAAAAAGGCTATAAAAGAGGCTGAAATTTTGGGAGTAAATACAAAAATAGTGGCAAGTAGTCAAGAAAGTGAATTTAATCATATTCCGCAATTTGAATTTAGTGATAATGCAGATTATGCTTATATATGCTCTAACAATACTATTTATGGAACCCAATATAAAGAATATCCAAAAACTAAAAGTCCTTTGATAATTGATGCTTCTAGTGATTTTTTCTCTAAAAAGATAGATTTTTCCAATATTGCTATGCTTTTTGGAGGGGTGCAAAAAAATGCTGGAATTTCAGGACTTGCATGTGCTTTTGTGCGTAAAGATATGATAGAACGTAGTAAAAATAAAAATATACCTAGTATGCTAAAATACAGCATTTATGCTGAAAATAATTCTTTGTTCAACACTCCTGCAACCTTTGCTATATATATGTTTAATCTTGAAATGAAGTGGCTTTTAAATCAAGGTGGTTTAGATAAAATTAATGAGCAAAACATACAAAAGGCTAAAATTTTATATGATGTGATTGATGAGAGTAGTGGTTTTTATAAAGGTCATGCTAAAAAAGAAGATAGATCGTTAATGAATGTTAGTTTTAACATAGCTCATGATAGAAATTTAGAACCAATTTTTGTAAAAGAAGCAGAGGAAAATGGTATGATAGGACTTAAAGGACATAGAATTTTAGGTGGAATTCGTGCTAGTATTTACAATTCTATTGATCTTGAAAAAATTAAAAAATTAAGTGAATTTATGAGGTTTTTTATTGGAAAACATGCTTAA